A section of the Candidatus Omnitrophota bacterium genome encodes:
- a CDS encoding M42 family metallopeptidase, with the protein MDPLLKKIIDAAGVSGYEKEITAIMQSEFKKRGCSVEVDNFGNVIAKKGSGKKKIMLAAHMDEIGLLVKHITKDGYLNFIKIGGIDDRVLIGQRVIVKSKKGDCFGIIGLKPPHLVKEEEKSKVVKYTEMFIDIGCKTKEEAEKKVAIADSVIFEPNSGVLNNSLCYGKAIDDRVGCYALLKIMEKVNTGAQVFAVATVQEEVGLKGARTSSFKVDPDFALVIDTTSAGDTPMIKESESTLKLGSGAAITIIEAAGRGIIVSEKVREMLVDTARENKIKFQMDVLEGGMTDGAMINMNREGIPCGVLSVPSRYIHSPVSVFSLEDLNSVIELSVKVIKKIA; encoded by the coding sequence ATGGACCCATTGCTAAAAAAAATAATTGATGCAGCAGGTGTTTCCGGATATGAAAAAGAAATTACTGCTATTATGCAAAGTGAGTTTAAAAAGAGAGGCTGTAGTGTGGAGGTGGATAATTTCGGTAATGTGATTGCCAAAAAAGGAAGCGGTAAGAAAAAAATTATGCTCGCAGCCCATATGGATGAAATTGGGCTGTTAGTTAAACATATTACTAAAGATGGTTATTTGAATTTTATTAAAATCGGCGGTATTGATGACAGGGTATTAATCGGTCAGAGGGTAATTGTAAAATCCAAAAAAGGAGATTGTTTCGGGATTATTGGTTTAAAGCCGCCGCATCTTGTAAAGGAAGAAGAGAAATCTAAGGTGGTAAAATACACGGAAATGTTTATTGATATAGGATGTAAAACCAAAGAGGAAGCGGAGAAAAAAGTGGCAATTGCCGATTCAGTTATTTTTGAGCCAAATTCGGGAGTTTTGAATAACTCTCTATGTTATGGAAAAGCTATTGATGACCGGGTTGGTTGCTATGCTTTATTGAAGATTATGGAGAAGGTTAATACGGGCGCCCAAGTTTTTGCAGTTGCAACAGTTCAGGAGGAAGTAGGCCTTAAAGGAGCCCGTACTTCATCATTTAAAGTGGATCCTGATTTTGCACTTGTTATTGATACTACGAGCGCAGGAGACACCCCGATGATTAAAGAAAGTGAGTCTACTTTAAAATTAGGCTCTGGGGCAGCAATTACGATAATTGAAGCTGCAGGTAGAGGAATTATCGTAAGCGAAAAAGTAAGAGAGATGTTGGTTGATACTGCCAGAGAGAATAAAATTAAATTTCAGATGGATGTCCTTGAAGGAGGAATGACTGATGGAGCGATGATTAACATGAATAGAGAGGGTATCCCCTGTGGCGTGTTGAGTGTGCCAAGCCGTTATATACATTCTCCGGTAAGTGTTTTTAGTTTGGAAGATTTGAACTCTGTGATAGAATTAAGCGTAAAAGTGATTAAAAAAATAGCTTAG
- a CDS encoding response regulator, which translates to MPDKKRIFIVDDEPEIVKLITDLLEPAGFEVKSTTEPKQVIYLIKSFKPNLILLDLLMPTLGGLEICEMLNKDSQTQGIPIIVISALAGTVDVKKAYSLGIVSYFKKPFELQKLLAEIKKILSYKETQL; encoded by the coding sequence ATGCCTGATAAAAAAAGAATTTTTATAGTGGATGATGAACCGGAAATCGTAAAATTAATTACTGATTTACTTGAGCCGGCGGGTTTTGAAGTTAAGTCAACAACAGAGCCTAAGCAGGTAATTTATTTGATAAAAAGTTTTAAACCGAATCTGATACTTTTGGATTTATTAATGCCTACCTTAGGCGGGCTTGAAATCTGTGAGATGCTTAATAAGGATTCGCAGACTCAAGGTATACCAATCATTGTTATTTCTGCTCTTGCCGGGACAGTTGATGTGAAAAAGGCATATAGCCTTGGGATTGTCAGCTATTTTAAGAAACCTTTTGAGCTCCAAAAGCTTTTGGCAGAGATTAAAAAGATACTTTCCTATAAAGAAACCCAACTTTAA